AGGTTTGGGCGAAATTATAGAGATCCGTCCGGCCCGCCAAGGAAAGCTCCGAGCAGGCGTTTTTCTTGCCGTAAAGCTCGTACGCCGCGCGGTTGAGCGCCTTGCGCCCGGCGCCGCCGCCGCGGATCAAGGTCCCGTCGATGTCAAAAAGTAGGACCTTCATTCTTTTATGTCGCCTTCCAGACGACCTCGCCGCGCTTCATGACCCAGCGCGTCTTGGGCGCGCCGAACCAGTAGGCGAGCTCGCGATGGTCCTCGGCGTCGAAGCAGGCGATGTCGGCGGTCTTGCCGGGCTCCAAGGAGCCGTGGGTGGCGCCCAGGCCGAGCGCGTGGGCGCCGTTGATCGTCGACGAGACGAGGGCCTCCGCCGGGCTCATCTTCATCTGCGTGCACGCGATCGAAACGATCATGCGCATGTCGTGGCACGGGCAGGTCCCCGGGTTGAAGTCCGTGGCCAGCGCCACGGCCGCCCCGAGGTCGAGCAGGCGCCGCGCCGGCGGATAGGGCTTGCCGAGGAAGTAGTTCGAGCCGGGCACGAGGCAGGCGACGGTGCCGGAGGCCGAGAGCGCGGGGATGTCGTCCTCGACGACGCAGTCGAGGTGGTCGGCGGTGACGGCGCCGAGCTTGAGCGCGGCGTCGAGGCTGCCCATGCGCGAGAGCTGCTCGGCGTGGACCTTGAGCTTGAGCCCGGCCTTCGCTCCCGCGGAGGCGACGGCCCGGAGGTCGTCGAGGTCGAAGTAGCCCTGCTCGCAGAACAGGTCCACGAACGCCGCGAGCTTCTCCTCGGCGACGCGCGGGATCATCGTCGCGCAGATCCGCTCCACGAACTCGCCCTTGCGCCCCTTGAACTCCGGCGGGACGGCGTGCGCGCCGAGGAAGGTCGGCACGATCTCGAGAGGGCCGCGCGAGGAGACCGCGCGCATCGCGCGCAGCAGCTTGAGCTCGTTGTCGAGGTCGAGGCCGTAGCCGGACTTGGCCTCGATCGTCGTCGTGCCGGAGGAGACGAAATCGAGCGCCCGCCGGCGCAGGCCGGCGACGAGGTCGGCCTCCTTCGAGCCGCGGACCCCGTTGACAGTGGACAGTATCCCCCCGCCCCGCTGGGCGATCTCGGCGTAGCTCTTGCCGGCGATGCGCGACTCGAAGTCGTCGAGGCGCGGCGCGGCGAAGACGGGATGCGTGTGCGCGTCGACGAAGCCGGGCAGCAGCACGCGGCCTTCGGCGCTCAGCATCTTGGCGCCCTTGGCCGCGGGGTTGGTCAGCACCACCGCCTTGGGCCCGGCCGCGACGATCTTCCCCTGGTCGAGGAGCACCGCGCCGTCGCGCAGCAGGCCGAGGGTGCCCTTGTCCTTGCCCGCGCGCGGCCCGTCGGGGCCCGCCATGGTCAGGATCTCGG
This genomic window from Elusimicrobiota bacterium contains:
- a CDS encoding imidazolonepropionase, with the protein product MTTLILNASEILTMAGPDGPRAGKDKGTLGLLRDGAVLLDQGKIVAAGPKAVVLTNPAAKGAKMLSAEGRVLLPGFVDAHTHPVFAAPRLDDFESRIAGKSYAEIAQRGGGILSTVNGVRGSKEADLVAGLRRRALDFVSSGTTTIEAKSGYGLDLDNELKLLRAMRAVSSRGPLEIVPTFLGAHAVPPEFKGRKGEFVERICATMIPRVAEEKLAAFVDLFCEQGYFDLDDLRAVASAGAKAGLKLKVHAEQLSRMGSLDAALKLGAVTADHLDCVVEDDIPALSASGTVACLVPGSNYFLGKPYPPARRLLDLGAAVALATDFNPGTCPCHDMRMIVSIACTQMKMSPAEALVSSTINGAHALGLGATHGSLEPGKTADIACFDAEDHRELAYWFGAPKTRWVMKRGEVVWKAT